The Macaca mulatta isolate MMU2019108-1 chromosome 19, T2T-MMU8v2.0, whole genome shotgun sequence sequence gtcacccaagtagtgagcataTTACCAAATAGGTAAATTTTCAAGCCTTGCTCCCCTCCTTACctaatgtttagctctcacttataagtgagaacatgtggtatgtggtttttttttttctttagatggagtttcactcttgttgcctgggttggagtgcaatggcgccatctcggctcaccgcaacctccatctcccagattcaagaaattctcctacctcagcctcctgagtagctgtgattacaggaatgtgccaccaagcccagctaattttgtatttttagtagagacagggtttccacaTGTTAGTCAGGCCGGTCTcaagctcccaacctcaggcaatccacctgcctcagcctcccaaagtactggaatgacaggcgtgagccaccgtgtctggccagtatttggttttctgtttctgtgttaactcatttaggataacggcctccagctgcattcatgttgctgcaaaggacataaccTTGTGATTTTTCAAGGCCCTATAGCATTCTGCGGTGTATACATAACGCATtgtctttatccaatccacctcTGATGGGCACTGAGTTGATgccatgtctttcctattgtgaatcctgctgcaacaaacatacaagtgcatatgtctttttggtagaatgatttattttcctttggatatatacccagtaatgggatggctgggctgAATGGTAACTCTGTTTATAGTGCTCTGAAACATCTCctaactgctttccacagtggctgaactaatttacacgcccaccaacagtgtatcagTGTCCcctttggggccgggcgcggtggctcacgcctgtaattccagcactttgggaggccgaggtgggcagattacctgaggtcaggagtttgagaccagcctgaccaacatggagaaaccccatctctactaaaaatacaaaattagccaggcgtggtggtgcatgcctgtaatcccagctactagggaggctgaggcaggagaatcgtttgaacctgggaggcggaggttgcggtgagccgagatcgtgccactgcactccagcctgggcaacaagagcaagacatggtctcagaaaacaaaaaaataaaaaaataaaaagtaagtgtCCCCTTTGCTCCACAATCTCACCAGCGTCTGTTAATTTCTGACTTTTCAGtaacagtcattctgactggtgtgagatggtaaaATTTAGGAATCAGAGAGACCGAGGGGTTGAGGaggatgtattattattattatttaggtgtgtagcaggacgagcggcagacaaaactcctcagacaccgagttaaagaaggaaggggtttattggGCCGGGGGACATcggcaagacttctgtctcaagagctgagctccccgagtgagcaattcctgtccttttaagggctcacaactctaagggggtgcatatGAGAGGGTcctgatcgattgagcaagcagggggtatgtgaccGGGTACATACCCACCGGTATGTAggccccaccacgcctggctaattttgtatttttagtacagatgggtttctccatgttggtcaggctggtctcaaactcctgcactggtaattagatcaATTAgactggaacaaaacaagatagggattttctttttttttcttttttttttttttttgagagagtctcccattctcctgcctcagcctcccgtgtaactgggactacaggctcccgccaccgcacccggctaattttttgtattttttttttagtagagatggggtttcatcgtgttagccaggatggtctcgatctcctgacctcgtgatctgcctgtctcagcctcccaaagtgctgggattacaggcatgagtcaccgcgcccagcccaagatagggattttcacagtgcatttctatacaatgtctgtaatctacagataacagaaccaattaggtcagggatcgatctttaactaccaggcccagggtgctgGGCGCCGGGCTggctgcctgtggatttcatttctgccttttagtttttacttctttctttggaagcagaaattgggcataagacaatgtGAAGGGTGGTCTCCTCCGTTAGGGGCAGTCAGATCAACATCCAAAAAGACTGAGCTCCGAACAACAAAGAGTCCGGTTACCTTTTAAGCATTTCATGGGGCCGGGGGAGATCTGTGCAGGGGGAAGCATATTACAGAAGCGAGAAACAAAGACGGTTATTCCTTTGAGATATGTGTTACATTCTTTCATACTTTTcaaggaaaaacatgttttgcGACTTGAGTTTATCTGCCTAGTGACCTTGTGGCTGCACAGCTGGAGAAACGGGGCCTTCACAATGCCTGGGAAGAGAGAGATAAGGCTCGCTAGCCACAGACAGAAAAACAGGcagctgccgggcgcggtggctcacgcctgtaatcccagcactttgggaggccgaggtgggcggatcacgaggtcaggagatcaagaccatcctggctaacatggtgaaaccccgtctctactaaaaatacaaaaaattagccaggcgtggtggcgggcgcctgtagtcccagctacttggaggctgaggcagaatggcgtgaacccgggaggcggagcttgcagtgagcggagatcgtgcactccagcctgggcgacaaagcgagactccgtctcaaagtctcaaaaaaaaaagaaaagaaaagaaaaacaggcagctaatttttaaaggattccacctctttctcttcctcagggGGAACTGAGTTTTCTTACATACAACTGAGCTTTTGCTGTTAAGGAAGGAGGAGACCACTActcctcctgctgccctcctcccccaaccttgcctagttcacaagacaggaggagacagaaagcaaaaagttagaaagaagcaaaagtaagataaatagccagacaaccttggcaccaccacccggccctaggagttaaaaaaaaggaataataggccaggcgcggtggctcacgcctgtaatcccagcactttggggggccgagacgggcagatcacgaggtcaggagatcgagaccatcctggctaacacggtgaaaccccgtctctactaaaaatacaaaaaattagccgggcgtggtggtgggcgcctgtagtcccagctactgggaggctgaggcaggagaatggcatgaacccgggaggaggagcttgcagtgagccgagatcgcaccaccgcactccagactgggagacaaagtgagactccttctcaaaaaaaaaaaaaaaaaaaaaaaaaaaggaataataataacatcaactcctgacctaaactacttgtgttatctgtaaactccagacactgtatgaaaaaagcattgtaaaactttttgttctgttacctgatgcatgtagcccccagtcacgtttcccacacttgctcgatttatcacgaccctttcacgtggaccccttagagttgtaagcctttaaaaaggccaagcatttctttttttgaggagcTCAGCTCTTAAGACGTGAGTCTGCCGACGGTCCCGgccgaataaaaaacctcttccttctttaatccggtgtctgaggagttttgtctgcggctcgttcTGTGacacttctttaatttcttttcattcctgttCCAGTATCTCACTGTGAAATTCCCTGTGTTTTTATACGATTCTCAGGGGGTTTCCTCTGAGCGTCATTAGGCCTGACTTCTCACGGTCAGCTCTGGGTACCACCTTCACATTGCAGAATTGAGAAGCTGACCCAGAAATGCATTTCAGGCTGAGCAGACAAGTGTCAGAGGAGCTGGCTAGACCGCAGATGTGTCAGAGGGACCATGGCCTTTCCATAGGCTCATGGTCAGAGGTGGAGGGGGAGTGGTGAATGTTCTAATGAAAAAAGTCAACATGAAAGCTTCCTGGCGATGGGCGCTGGGGCTCAGCCACCACTTCCTGTGCATCTCCCTGGCCCGCTGGGCTCAGTCCCCACCCCGCTGCTCAGCACTCGGCCGGTAGAATCTGAGCGATGCCTTCCACGCTCCGTGCCCTGCTCTGCCTTGGTGAGTTCCTGCATGGAAGGGGAATGGGATCAGGGTGCGCCTGGGAGGCAACGGGTCTCATTATTCCCGTCTTCCAGGGCTGTGTCTGAGCCAGAGAATCAGCGCCCCAAAGCGTGAGTCCTTCCTTCAAAGCCCAGGGTCACTCTTTCGGGTTCAGGCCAAGCACCCTCCACCCAAGCACGGCTGGGGAGAGGGGGGCGGGGTGCTGGCTTCCCAGGAGGGCCTGGGGCCAGCAGCAGGGTGGAGCCTATGGTTGGGGGGACGGGGCTCAGCTGGAACTCCAGCCTCTGATTCCCTTCCAGAGACTCTCCCAAAACCGATCATCAGGGCTGAATCCACTTACATGGTTCCGAAGGAAAAGCAAGCGACCCTCTGTTGCCAGGGAAGTTATGGAGCTGTTGAATACCAGCTGCATTTTGAAGGAAGCCTTTTTGCCGTGGAGAGACCAAAACCGCCTGAACGGATTAATGGAGTCAAATTCCACATCCCGGACATGAACTCCCGCAAGGCAGGGCGATACAGCTGCATCTATCGGGTTGGGGAGCTCTGGTCAGAGCGCAGCGACTTGCTGGATCTGGTGGTAACAGGTAACTGTCCGGTTCTCTAACTGGAGAGTGAGCTCAGTCTGCATCCAGGATGGAGCATCATCTATAAACTCTTCCAAGCCCCACTCAGACACTGCTTGTCTCGGTAGGAGGTTGGAGGAGGGGTGATCCCCATCACAATCTCAGCCTACAAGGCGTTGTCTGCAGACAGTGTCTCTATGTCCTACAAGCAGATGTGTCCTCGGTCAAGTTCTCCAAGACACAGATTCTGAGATAGATATTTGTGTGCAGGGGTATGACTGAGGAACGTCCTCAAAAACAACGcctgtgggccaggcgcagtggctaacacTTTGCTTCCCTCACCCATCACAGGTGGTggggtttttgtgtttgttttgagaagagtttcactcttgtcacccaggttggagtgcaatggtgcagtctcccatcactgcaacctccacctcctgggttcaagtgattctccagcctcagcttcccaagtagctgggattacaggcgcccaccaccacgccaatttttgtatttttggtagagacagggtttcactatgttgaccagggtggtctcaaactcctgacctcaggtgatccgcccgcctcagcctcccaaagtgctgggattacaggtgtgagccatcgcgcctggccaggtggtgtttttctaaaaaacaaaatttagttgttttttttttttttttttttttttgagacacccTCGCagcagtgtagtggtgcaatctcagctcactgcaacctctgcctcccggattcaagcaattctcctgcctcagcctcccaagtagttgggattacaggcatgggccaccacgcccggctaatttttgcatttttagtagagacggggtttcaccatgttgaccaggctggtctcaaactcctgacccaggaggtcgaggcttcagtgagccaaggtagtgccatggcactccagcctggggaacagagcaagaccctgtaccattttaaaaaatggtttagcggccaggcgcggtggctcacgcctgtaatcccagcactttgggaggccaaggcgggtgaatcacgaggtcaggagatcgagaccatcctggctaacacagtgaaaccccgtttctactaaagaatacaaaaaactagccgggcgtagtggcgagcacctatagtcccagctactcgggaggctgaggaaggagaatggcatgaacccaggaggtagaggttgcagtgaaccaagattgtgccattgcactccagcctgggtgacagagcaagactccatctcaaaaaaaaaaaaaaaaaaatggtttagatGGTAAATCTTCTATTGTGTGTATTtgaccaaaataataataattaaaaaaaaaaaaaaaagctggctgccaagcatggtggcaggccgctgcagtcccagctacttgggaggctgaggcaggaaaaacgcttgaacccaggaggcggagactgcagtgagccaagatcgcatcactgcactccagcctggcgacagagcgagactccgtctcaaaaaaaaagaaaagaaaagaaaagaaaggagaaaatatacaaatagctGGCTGCTCATCTCTGAGTTTCTGGTGCGGTGGCCCCACCTTCTCTCATAGAAATGTATGACACACCCACCCTCTCGGTTCATCCTGGACCCGAAGTGACCTCGGGTGAGAAGGTGACCTTCTACTGCCGTCTAGACACAGCAACAAGCATGTTCTTACTGCTCAAGGAGGGAAGATCCAGAGACGTGCAGCGCAGCTACGGGAAGGTCCAGGCGGAGTTCCCCATGGGCCCTGTGACCACAGCCCACAGAGGGTCATACCGATGTTTTGGCTCCTATAACAACTATGCCTGGTCTTTCCCCAGTGAGCCAGTGAAGCTCCTGGTCACAGGTGAGGAAATGCTCAATTCCCCACAGCCCCCGCCGCCGTGTCCTACCCGGAGCCCTAAGGGATGCCCAGAGAGTGACGGGGAGGGTGTCCAAGGGACGTCCACTTCCTGGGAGCCCAGTTGGTCATGTGAGGAAGAACATCAgaagcaggaaggaggagggagcagagaaaggaatggtaaggcgggtggatcacgaggtcaggagttcgagaccagcctggccaagacggtgaaaccctgtctctactaaaaatacaaaaattaaccagacggagtggcggacacctgtagtcccagctactcaggaggctgaggcaggagaatcgcttgaacccgggaggcacaggttgcagtgagccgagatcataccactgcactgcaacctgggcaacacagcaagattccatctcaaaaaaaaaaaaaaaaaagaatggcaagaCTGGAGGAAACCCAAAatccttacttttttttctttatctcctttTCCAGGCGACATTGAGAACACCAGCCTTGCACCTACAGACCCCACCTTTCCCGGTGAGTAACTAGTCCTTCTAAGCTCAGATCAGAGCCTCCCAGGGACACTAAAAACATGGCATTCATTCAAAATATTCAtcgaggccaggagcagtggctcacgcctgtaatcccagcactttgggaggccaggatggtgcatcacttgaggtcaggagttcaagaccagcctggccaacgtggcgaaaccccatctctactaaaaatacaaaaattaggctgagcactatggctcactcctgtaatcccagcactttgggaggctgaggcaggcagatcacaaggtcaggaattcgagaccagcctggccaacatggtgaaaccccatctctactaaaaatacaaaaattagccaggcatggtggtactcacctgtaatcccagctacttgggaggctgaggcaggagaatcgcttgaaccagggaggcggaggttgcagtgagctgagattgcaccattgcactccagcctgggcaatagagacagattctgtctcaaaaaaaaaaaaaaagaaagaaaactaaaacgaagaacagccaggcgtggtggtggtgtgcacctataatcccagctactcaggagaatcacttgatcctgggaggcggaggttgcagtgagccgagatcgcgccactgcactccagcctgggtgacagagcgagactccgtctcacaaaaaaaacaaaaacaaaacaaaacaaaacaaaaaatatatataaaatatacactgtatattatatatatattatatagtgtatattatatatatataattatatatatatatagtgcatAGTATGAGAAAGGAGGCTCCAGAGAGAGGAAATGGCCTCTGCCTGTGCCCTGGGGCAGGACGATGACTggggtaataaaataataactatgaGGCCAGGAGGGTTGAAAATGATGTTTGGAAAATGACAGTGGGGATGGGATGGGGCTGGGGCTGCACGGTTaggacattgaaaaaaaaaatagtgagacTTTGAATTTGACTACCTGTGAGGGGAAAGAGGTAATGATGACttaatgaggaaaatgaggcttacACAGAAGACAGGGGCTGGGCCGTGTGGTTcccacgtgtaatcccagcactttggaaggcagaggtgggtggatcacttgagatcaggagatcaagaccagcctggccggccgggcgcggtggctcaagcctgtaatcccagcactttgggaggccgagacgggtggatcacgaggtcaggagatcaagaccatcctggctaacacggtgaaaccccgtctctactaaaaaatacaaaaaactagccgggcgagatggcgggcgcctgtaatcccagttacttgggaggctgaggcaggagaatggtgtaaaccccggaggcggagcttgcagtgagctgagatccggccactgcactccagcctgggtgacagagcgagactccgtctcaaaaaa is a genomic window containing:
- the NCR1 gene encoding natural cytotoxicity triggering receptor 1 isoform X3; translation: MPSTLRALLCLETLPKPIIRAESTYMVPKEKQATLCCQGSYGAVEYQLHFEGSLFAVERPKPPERINGVKFHIPDMNSRKAGRYSCIYRVGELWSERSDLLDLVVTEMYDTPTLSVHPGPEVTSGEKVTFYCRLDTATSMFLLLKEGRSRDVQRSYGKVQAEFPMGPVTTAHRGSYRCFGSYNNYAWSFPSEPVKLLVTGDIENTSLAPTDPTFPDSWDTCLLTRETGLQKDLALWDHTAQNLLRMGLAFLVLVALVCLLVEDWLSRKRTREQASRASTWEGRRRLNKHKDSEE
- the NCR1 gene encoding natural cytotoxicity triggering receptor 1 precursor (The RefSeq protein has 2 substitutions compared to this genomic sequence), whose translation is MSSTLRALLCLGLCLSQRISAPKQTLPKPIIRAESTYMVPKEKQATLCCQGSYGAVEYQLHFEGSLFAVERPKPPERINGVKFHIPDMNSRKAGRYSCIYRVGELWSERSDLLDLVVTEMYDTPTLSVHPGPEVTSGEKVTFYCRLDTATSMFLLLKEGRSRDVQRSYGKVQAEFPMGPVTTAHRGSYRCFGSYNNYAWSFPSEPVKLLVTGDIENTSLAPTDPTFPTDSWDTCLLTRETGLQKDLALWDHTAQNLLRMGLAFLVLVALVCLLVEDWLSRKRTREQASRASTWEGRRRLNKHKDSEE
- the NCR1 gene encoding natural cytotoxicity triggering receptor 1 isoform X2; the encoded protein is MPSTLRALLCLETLPKPIIRAESTYMVPKEKQATLCCQGSYGAVEYQLHFEGSLFAVERPKPPERINGVKFHIPDMNSRKAGRYSCIYRVGELWSERSDLLDLVVTEMYDTPTLSVHPGPEVTSGEKVTFYCRLDTATSMFLLLKEGRSRDVQRSYGKVQAEFPMGPVTTAHRGSYRCFGSYNNYAWSFPSEPVKLLVTGDIENTSLAPTDPTFPADSWDTCLLTRETGLQKDLALWDHTAQNLLRMGLAFLVLVALVCLLVEDWLSRKRTREQASRASTWEGRRRLNKHKDSEE
- the NCR1 gene encoding natural cytotoxicity triggering receptor 1 isoform X4, which encodes MPSTLRALLCLGLCLSQRISAPKQTLPKPIIRAESTYMVPKEKQATLCCQGSYGAVEYQLHFEGSLFAVERPKPPERINGVKFHIPDMNSRKAGRYSCIYRVGELWSERSDLLDLVVTEMYDTPTLSVHPGPEVTSGEKVTFYCRLDTATSMFLLLKEGRSRDVQRSYGKVQAEFPMGPVTTAHRGSYRCFGSYNNYAWSFPSEPVKLLVTGDIENTSLAPTDPTFPDLALWDHTAQNLLRMGLAFLVLVALVCLLVEDWLSRKRTREQASRASTWEGRRRLNKHKDSEE
- the NCR1 gene encoding natural cytotoxicity triggering receptor 1 isoform X1 translates to MPSTLRALLCLGLCLSQRISAPKQTLPKPIIRAESTYMVPKEKQATLCCQGSYGAVEYQLHFEGSLFAVERPKPPERINGVKFHIPDMNSRKAGRYSCIYRVGELWSERSDLLDLVVTEMYDTPTLSVHPGPEVTSGEKVTFYCRLDTATSMFLLLKEGRSRDVQRSYGKVQAEFPMGPVTTAHRGSYRCFGSYNNYAWSFPSEPVKLLVTGDIENTSLAPTDPTFPDSWDTCLLTRETGLQKDLALWDHTAQNLLRMGLAFLVLVALVCLLVEDWLSRKRTREQASRASTWEGRRRLNKHKDSEE
- the NCR1 gene encoding natural cytotoxicity triggering receptor 1 isoform X5, which produces MPSTLRALLCLGLCLSQRISAPKQMYDTPTLSVHPGPEVTSGEKVTFYCRLDTATSMFLLLKEGRSRDVQRSYGKVQAEFPMGPVTTAHRGSYRCFGSYNNYAWSFPSEPVKLLVTGDIENTSLAPTDPTFPADSWDTCLLTRETGLQKDLALWDHTAQNLLRMGLAFLVLVALVCLLVEDWLSRKRTREQASRASTWEGRRRLNKHKDSEE
- the NCR1 gene encoding natural cytotoxicity triggering receptor 1 isoform X6 is translated as MPSTLRALLCLGLCLSQRISAPKQMYDTPTLSVHPGPEVTSGEKVTFYCRLDTATSMFLLLKEGRSRDVQRSYGKVQAEFPMGPVTTAHRGSYRCFGSYNNYAWSFPSEPVKLLVTGDIENTSLAPTDPTFPDLALWDHTAQNLLRMGLAFLVLVALVCLLVEDWLSRKRTREQASRASTWEGRRRLNKHKDSEE